One part of the Roseomonas gilardii genome encodes these proteins:
- the rplD gene encoding 50S ribosomal protein L4: MQVKVITLDNGQAGEIELPEELFGATPRSDIMARVVHWQLAKRRAGTHKVKGMGEVSGTTKKPYRQKGTGNARQGSLRAPQFRTGGVVHGPVVRDHGYSLNKKVRRLGLISALSQKARDGKLVVIDVPAEAAKTAQLAKQVKALGWASALVVDATPAEGFVRAARNLPKVQVMPTVGANVYDILNHDILAVTRAGVEALKERLA; this comes from the coding sequence ATGCAAGTGAAGGTTATCACTCTCGATAACGGCCAAGCCGGCGAGATCGAGCTGCCGGAGGAGCTCTTCGGAGCCACTCCGCGGTCCGACATCATGGCGCGCGTGGTGCACTGGCAGCTCGCGAAGCGACGTGCGGGTACCCACAAGGTGAAGGGCATGGGGGAGGTCTCCGGGACCACCAAGAAGCCCTATCGCCAGAAGGGGACCGGCAATGCCCGTCAGGGCTCGCTCCGTGCGCCGCAGTTCCGCACCGGTGGCGTCGTGCATGGTCCGGTCGTCCGCGACCACGGCTACAGCCTGAACAAGAAGGTCCGCCGCCTGGGCCTGATCTCGGCGCTGAGCCAGAAGGCCCGTGACGGCAAGCTCGTCGTGATCGACGTGCCGGCCGAAGCGGCCAAGACCGCGCAGCTGGCCAAGCAGGTCAAGGCGCTGGGCTGGGCGAGCGCGCTGGTGGTCGATGCGACCCCGGCCGAGGGCTTCGTGCGCGCCGCGCGCAACCTGCCCAAGGTCCAGGTCATGCCGACGGTCGGCGCCAACGTGTACGACATCCTCAACCACGACATCCTCGCGGTGACGCGGGCTGGGGTCGAGGCGCTGAAGGAGCGGCTGGCGTGA
- the rplC gene encoding 50S ribosomal protein L3 encodes MAATNGRTGLIAKKLGMTRLFNEDGSTVPVTVLHVDDVRVVSTRTEEKDGYVALQIGAGKAKVKNVSKPNKGHFAKTGVEAPAKLVEFRVAADAVLEAGASLTPSHFVAGQRIDVTATSKGKGFAGAMKRWNFRGLEASHGVSISHRSHGSTGNRQDPGKTFKNKKMAGHLGVERITTQNLVVAGVDAEKGLLLVKGSVPGAAGAWVMVRDAVKRARHADAPYPA; translated from the coding sequence ATGGCCGCCACTAACGGCCGCACCGGCCTGATCGCCAAGAAGCTGGGCATGACCCGGCTGTTCAACGAGGACGGCTCGACCGTCCCCGTGACCGTGCTGCATGTCGACGATGTGCGCGTGGTGTCGACCCGCACCGAGGAGAAGGACGGCTATGTCGCCCTTCAGATCGGCGCCGGGAAGGCGAAGGTGAAGAACGTCTCCAAGCCCAACAAGGGCCACTTCGCGAAGACCGGCGTGGAAGCGCCGGCCAAGCTGGTGGAGTTCCGCGTCGCTGCCGACGCGGTGCTGGAGGCGGGCGCTTCGCTGACGCCGTCGCACTTCGTTGCCGGTCAGCGCATCGACGTGACCGCGACCTCGAAGGGCAAGGGCTTCGCCGGTGCGATGAAGCGCTGGAACTTCCGTGGTCTCGAGGCGTCGCACGGCGTATCGATCAGCCACCGCTCGCACGGTTCCACGGGTAACCGCCAGGATCCGGGCAAGACCTTCAAGAACAAGAAGATGGCCGGCCATCTCGGTGTCGAGCGCATCACCACCCAGAACCTAGTGGTGGCGGGTGTCGATGCGGAGAAGGGGCTGCTGCTGGTGAAGGGCTCCGTGCCCGGCGCCGCGGGGGCCTGGGTGATGGTTCGTGACGCCGTGAAGCGCGCGCGCCACGCCGACGCGCCCTATCCGGCGTAA
- the rpsJ gene encoding 30S ribosomal protein S10 yields the protein MADAQNIRIRLKAFDHRVLDGSTREIVNTAKRTGARVRGPIPLPTHIERFTVNRSPHVDKKSREQFEIRTHRRLLDIVDPTPQTVDALMKLDLASGVDVEIKI from the coding sequence GTGGCTGACGCGCAAAACATCCGCATCCGCCTCAAGGCGTTCGATCACCGCGTGCTGGATGGCAGCACGCGGGAGATCGTGAACACCGCGAAGCGGACCGGCGCGCGGGTGCGGGGCCCGATCCCCCTGCCCACGCATATCGAGCGGTTCACCGTGAACCGTTCCCCGCACGTGGACAAGAAGTCGCGCGAGCAGTTCGAGATCCGGACTCATCGCCGCCTTCTGGACATCGTCGACCCCACCCCGCAGACCGTGGACGCGCTGATGAAGCTCGACCTCGCCTCGGGCGTGGACGTCGAGATCAAGATCTAA
- the tuf gene encoding elongation factor Tu, with the protein MAKAKFERNKPHCNIGTIGHVDHGKTSLTAAITKVLAKSGGASFTAYDQIDKAPEERARGITISTAHVEYETANRHYAHVDCPGHADYVKNMITGAAQMDGAILVVSAADGPMPQTREHILLARQVGVPALVVFLNKMDLADPDLVELVEMEVRELLSSYQFPGDDIPIVKGSAVAALEDKTPEIGEQAILELMAEVDRYIPQPERPKDLPFLMPIEDVFSISGRGTVVTGRVERGIVKVGEEVEIVGLKDTVKTTVTGVEMFRKLLDSGEAGDNIGALLRGTKREDVERGQVLAKPGSITPHTRFKAEAYILTKEEGGRHTPFFTNYRPQFYFRTTDVTGVVKLPEGVEMVMPGDNVAMDVELIAPIAMDQGLRFAIREGGRTVGAGVVASIEK; encoded by the coding sequence ATGGCGAAGGCGAAGTTCGAGCGGAACAAGCCGCACTGCAACATCGGCACGATCGGGCACGTTGACCACGGCAAGACGTCGCTGACGGCGGCGATCACGAAGGTGCTGGCGAAGTCTGGTGGAGCGTCGTTCACGGCGTACGACCAGATCGACAAGGCGCCGGAGGAGCGTGCGCGCGGGATCACGATCTCGACGGCGCATGTGGAGTACGAGACGGCGAACCGTCACTACGCGCACGTGGACTGCCCTGGCCACGCCGACTACGTGAAGAACATGATCACGGGTGCGGCGCAGATGGACGGCGCAATCCTGGTGGTGTCGGCGGCCGATGGCCCGATGCCGCAGACGCGCGAGCACATCCTGCTGGCGCGGCAGGTGGGCGTGCCGGCGCTGGTGGTGTTCCTGAACAAGATGGACCTGGCGGATCCTGACCTGGTGGAGCTGGTGGAGATGGAGGTGCGCGAGCTGCTGTCCTCCTACCAGTTCCCGGGCGACGACATTCCGATCGTCAAGGGCTCGGCGGTGGCGGCGCTGGAAGACAAGACGCCCGAGATCGGCGAGCAGGCGATCCTGGAGCTGATGGCGGAAGTGGACCGCTACATCCCGCAGCCGGAGCGTCCGAAGGACCTGCCGTTCCTGATGCCGATCGAGGACGTGTTCTCGATCTCGGGGCGCGGCACGGTGGTGACGGGCCGCGTGGAGCGGGGCATCGTGAAGGTGGGCGAGGAAGTCGAGATCGTGGGCCTGAAGGACACGGTCAAGACGACGGTCACGGGTGTGGAGATGTTCCGCAAGCTGCTGGACAGCGGCGAAGCGGGGGACAACATCGGGGCGCTGCTGCGTGGCACGAAGCGTGAGGACGTGGAGCGCGGGCAGGTGCTGGCCAAGCCCGGCTCGATCACGCCGCACACGCGCTTCAAGGCCGAGGCCTATATCCTGACCAAGGAAGAGGGTGGCCGGCACACGCCGTTCTTCACGAACTACCGTCCGCAGTTCTACTTCCGCACGACCGACGTGACGGGCGTGGTGAAGCTGCCGGAAGGCGTGGAGATGGTGATGCCGGGCGACAACGTGGCGATGGACGTCGAGCTGATCGCGCCGATCGCCATGGACCAGGGCCTGCGCTTCGCCATCCGCGAGGGCGGCCGCACCGTCGGCGCCGGCGTCGTCGCCTCCATCGAGAAGTGA
- the rpsG gene encoding 30S ribosomal protein S7, whose product MSRRHSAEKREVLPDPKFGDIVLSRFMNVLMYDGKKSTAEGIVYAAMDTLKRRAGANADPLRVFHEAMDNVKPAVEVRSRRVGGATYQVPVEVRPERRQALAIRWLIESARKRGESTMEERLSGELMDAANNRGAAVKKREDTHRMAEANKAFSHYRW is encoded by the coding sequence ATGTCTCGTCGTCACAGCGCAGAAAAGCGCGAAGTCCTGCCGGACCCGAAGTTCGGCGACATCGTCCTCAGCCGTTTCATGAACGTGCTGATGTATGATGGTAAGAAGAGCACCGCCGAGGGCATCGTCTATGCGGCGATGGACACGCTGAAGCGCCGCGCTGGCGCCAATGCGGACCCCCTGCGCGTGTTCCATGAGGCGATGGATAACGTGAAGCCGGCCGTCGAGGTGCGTTCGCGCCGCGTCGGTGGTGCCACGTACCAGGTGCCGGTGGAGGTTCGTCCGGAGCGCCGTCAGGCCCTGGCGATCCGCTGGCTGATCGAGTCCGCGCGCAAGCGCGGTGAGAGCACGATGGAGGAGCGCCTCTCCGGCGAGTTGATGGACGCGGCCAACAACCGCGGCGCCGCCGTGAAGAAGCGTGAGGACACCCACCGGATGGCCGAAGCCAACAAGGCTTTCAGCCACTACCGCTGGTAA
- the rpsL gene encoding 30S ribosomal protein S12 → MPTINQLIAQGREPKPSRNKVPALQGCPQKRGVCTRVYTTTPKKPNSALRKVAKVRLTNGYEVVSYIPGEGHNLQEHSVVLIRGGRVKDLPGVRYHILRGVLDTQGIAKRRQRRSLYGAKRPK, encoded by the coding sequence ATGCCGACGATCAACCAGCTCATCGCCCAGGGGCGCGAGCCGAAGCCGAGCCGCAACAAGGTTCCTGCGCTGCAGGGCTGCCCGCAGAAGCGGGGTGTTTGCACTCGCGTCTACACCACCACGCCGAAGAAGCCGAACTCCGCGCTCCGTAAGGTGGCGAAGGTTCGCCTGACCAACGGCTACGAGGTGGTGAGCTACATCCCCGGCGAGGGGCACAACCTGCAGGAGCACTCCGTGGTCCTGATCCGTGGCGGCCGCGTGAAGGATCTTCCGGGCGTGCGCTACCACATCCTGCGCGGCGTGCTCGACACGCAGGGCATCGCGAAGCGTCGTCAGCGGCGTTCGCTCTACGGCGCGAAGCGTCCGAAGTAA
- the rpoC gene encoding DNA-directed RNA polymerase subunit beta' — MNELMKILGQTGQAVSFDQIKITIASPEQIRSWSYGEIKKPETINYRTFKPERDGLFCARIFGPIKDYECLCGKYKRMKFRGIICEKCGVEVTLAKVRRERMGHIELASPVAHIWFMKSLPSRVGLMVDMSLKELEKVLYFESYVVLEPGLTDLKLHQLLTEDQYQNKMDEFGEDAFSVGIGAEAVKQMLTGIDLGKESATLRAELKETTSEAKRKKYVKRLKLIESFAEGGARPEWMILDVVPVIPPELRPLVPLDGGRFATSDLNDLYRRVINRNNRLKRLIELRAPDIIVRNEKRMLQEAVDALFDNGRRGRAITGANKRPLKSLSDMLKGKQGRFRQNLLGKRVDYSGRSVIVVGPELKLHQCGLPKKMALELFKPFIYSKLEKYGHATTIKAAKRMVEKERPEVWDILEEVIREHPVMLNRAPTLHRLGIQAFEPTLVEGKAIQLHPLVCTAFNADFDGDQMAVHVPLSLEAQLEARVLMMSTNNILSPANGKPIIVPSQDIVLGIYYLSLETPEFRASADKAEYDAQGRLVKAGPPVFADLGELEQALAAGSITLHTKILARRKTMRPDGSVVKERVVTTPGRMMIGALLPLHPNLPYSLVNRQLTKKNVSDVIDAVYRHCGQKESVIFADRLMGLGFRNAAKAGISFGKDDMVIPDSKGEMIDRTKAEVKEFEQQYLDGLITAGERYNKVVDAWSRATEEVAGAMMKEISKQEAGTPTNSVWMMSHSGARGSPAQMRQLAGMRGLMAKPSGEIIEQPIIANFKEGLSVLEYFNSTHGARKGLADTALKTANSGYLTRRLVDVAQDCIIVDIDCGTERGITVRAVMDGGEVVSSLSERILGRTVQREIVHPDTGEVLAERNMLVEEALADRIEKAGVEEVYIRSVLTCDSRSGVCGHCYGRDLARGTPVNVGEAVGVIAAQSIGEPGTQLTMRTFHIGGAAQRGAEQSAVEATTDATVRITNLAVVENSQGAPVVMSRNCEIVLVDGQNRERARFRVPYGSRILVAEGAQVQRGQKLAEWDPFTLPIITERAGFVEYADLIEGITLVERQDEVTGLSSKVVVDYKASSKADLRPRLILKDEKGGVVKLPNGAEARYFLSPDTILSVDNGATVHAGDVIARLPRESSKTRDITGGLPRVAELFEARRPKDAAIISDIDGRVEFGKDYKAKRRIIVKQDVPDGEAPIEREYLVPKGKHVSVQEGDYVKAGDPLVDGPRVPHDILRVLGVEALANYLVNEIQDVYRLQGVKINDKHIEVIVRQMLQKVEILEPGDTTYLIGEQVDRIEFDIENEHRLRAKERPARAEPVLQGITKASLQTNSFISAASFQETTRVLTEAAVAGKVDTLAGLKENVIVGRLIPAGTGSVMNRLRALAAQRDKGRLPVSTPALTGGSQEAAE, encoded by the coding sequence ATGAACGAGCTGATGAAGATCCTTGGCCAGACCGGCCAGGCTGTGAGCTTCGACCAGATCAAGATCACCATCGCGTCGCCGGAGCAGATCCGCTCCTGGTCCTATGGCGAGATCAAGAAGCCCGAGACGATCAACTACCGCACCTTCAAGCCCGAGCGGGACGGGCTGTTCTGCGCGCGCATTTTCGGTCCGATCAAGGACTACGAGTGCCTGTGCGGCAAGTACAAGCGGATGAAGTTCCGCGGCATCATCTGCGAGAAGTGCGGCGTCGAGGTGACGCTGGCCAAGGTGCGCCGCGAGCGCATGGGCCATATCGAGCTGGCCAGCCCGGTCGCGCATATCTGGTTCATGAAGTCGCTGCCCAGCCGCGTCGGCCTGATGGTCGACATGTCGCTGAAGGAGCTGGAGAAGGTCCTCTACTTCGAGTCCTATGTGGTGCTGGAGCCGGGTCTGACCGACCTCAAGCTGCACCAGCTCCTCACCGAGGACCAGTACCAGAACAAGATGGACGAGTTCGGCGAGGACGCCTTCTCGGTCGGCATCGGGGCTGAGGCGGTCAAGCAGATGCTGACCGGCATCGACCTGGGCAAGGAAAGCGCGACGCTGCGCGCCGAGCTGAAGGAGACGACCTCCGAGGCCAAGCGCAAGAAGTACGTCAAGCGGCTGAAGCTGATCGAGAGCTTCGCCGAGGGCGGCGCGCGTCCGGAATGGATGATCCTGGACGTCGTCCCGGTGATCCCGCCCGAGCTGCGCCCGCTGGTGCCGCTGGATGGTGGCCGCTTCGCGACCTCCGACCTGAATGACCTGTACCGCCGCGTCATCAACCGCAACAACCGGTTGAAGCGGCTGATCGAGCTGCGCGCGCCCGATATCATCGTGCGCAACGAGAAGCGCATGCTGCAGGAGGCGGTGGATGCGCTGTTCGACAACGGCCGCCGCGGCCGTGCCATCACGGGCGCCAACAAGCGCCCGCTGAAGTCGCTCTCTGACATGCTGAAGGGCAAGCAGGGCCGCTTCCGGCAAAACCTGCTGGGCAAGCGCGTCGACTACTCCGGCCGTTCGGTGATCGTGGTCGGTCCCGAGCTGAAGCTGCATCAGTGCGGCCTGCCGAAGAAGATGGCGCTGGAGCTGTTCAAGCCCTTCATCTACTCGAAGCTGGAGAAGTATGGCCACGCCACCACCATCAAGGCCGCCAAGCGGATGGTGGAGAAGGAGCGTCCCGAGGTTTGGGACATCCTGGAGGAGGTGATCCGCGAGCACCCGGTGATGCTGAACCGGGCGCCGACGCTGCATCGCCTGGGCATCCAGGCCTTCGAGCCGACGCTGGTCGAGGGCAAGGCGATCCAGCTGCACCCGCTGGTCTGCACCGCCTTCAACGCCGACTTCGACGGCGACCAGATGGCCGTGCACGTACCGCTGAGCCTGGAGGCCCAGCTGGAAGCGCGCGTGCTGATGATGTCCACCAACAACATCCTCAGCCCCGCGAACGGCAAGCCGATCATCGTGCCGTCGCAGGACATCGTGCTCGGCATCTACTATCTGAGCCTGGAGACGCCGGAGTTCCGCGCCTCGGCCGACAAGGCCGAGTATGACGCGCAGGGGCGGCTGGTGAAGGCCGGCCCGCCGGTCTTCGCCGATCTGGGCGAGCTGGAGCAGGCCCTGGCGGCCGGCAGCATCACGCTGCACACCAAGATCCTGGCGCGGCGCAAGACGATGCGCCCGGACGGGTCGGTGGTGAAGGAGCGGGTGGTGACCACCCCGGGCCGGATGATGATCGGCGCGCTGCTGCCGCTGCATCCGAACCTGCCCTACTCGCTGGTGAACCGGCAGCTGACGAAGAAGAACGTCTCCGACGTGATCGACGCGGTGTACCGTCACTGTGGCCAGAAGGAGAGCGTGATCTTCGCCGACCGGCTGATGGGCCTGGGCTTCCGCAACGCGGCCAAGGCGGGCATCTCCTTCGGCAAGGACGACATGGTCATCCCCGACAGCAAGGGGGAGATGATCGACCGCACCAAGGCCGAGGTGAAGGAGTTCGAGCAACAGTACCTCGACGGCCTGATCACCGCGGGTGAGCGCTACAACAAGGTCGTCGACGCCTGGTCGCGGGCCACCGAGGAGGTGGCGGGCGCCATGATGAAGGAGATCTCCAAGCAGGAGGCCGGCACGCCGACCAATTCGGTCTGGATGATGTCGCATTCCGGTGCCCGCGGTTCGCCGGCCCAGATGCGCCAGCTCGCCGGCATGCGGGGCCTGATGGCCAAGCCCTCGGGCGAGATCATCGAGCAGCCGATCATCGCGAACTTCAAGGAAGGCCTGTCGGTGCTGGAGTACTTCAACTCCACCCACGGCGCCCGCAAGGGCCTGGCCGACACCGCCCTGAAGACCGCGAACTCGGGCTACCTGACGCGCCGCCTGGTGGACGTGGCGCAGGACTGCATCATCGTGGACATCGATTGCGGCACCGAGCGCGGCATCACCGTGCGGGCCGTGATGGATGGTGGCGAGGTGGTGTCCTCCCTGTCCGAGCGGATCCTGGGTCGGACGGTGCAGCGCGAGATCGTGCACCCGGACACGGGCGAGGTTCTGGCCGAGCGGAACATGCTGGTCGAGGAGGCGCTCGCCGACCGGATCGAGAAGGCCGGGGTGGAGGAGGTCTATATCCGCTCCGTCCTGACCTGCGACAGCCGTTCCGGCGTCTGCGGCCACTGCTATGGCCGTGACTTGGCGCGCGGCACGCCGGTGAACGTGGGAGAGGCGGTCGGCGTGATCGCGGCCCAGTCGATCGGCGAGCCGGGCACGCAGCTGACCATGCGCACCTTCCACATCGGCGGCGCCGCCCAGCGTGGGGCGGAGCAGTCGGCGGTGGAGGCCACGACCGATGCCACGGTGCGGATCACCAACCTCGCGGTGGTGGAGAACAGCCAGGGCGCGCCGGTGGTGATGAGCCGCAACTGCGAAATCGTGCTCGTGGACGGCCAGAACCGGGAGCGCGCGCGGTTCCGCGTGCCCTACGGCTCGCGCATCCTGGTGGCGGAGGGGGCGCAGGTCCAGCGCGGCCAGAAGCTGGCCGAGTGGGACCCGTTCACCCTGCCGATCATCACCGAGCGGGCGGGTTTCGTCGAATATGCCGACCTGATCGAGGGCATCACCCTGGTCGAGCGGCAGGACGAGGTGACTGGCCTCTCCTCCAAGGTGGTGGTGGACTACAAGGCCTCCTCCAAGGCCGATCTGCGCCCCCGTCTCATCCTGAAGGACGAGAAGGGCGGGGTGGTGAAGCTGCCGAACGGGGCCGAGGCGCGGTACTTCCTTTCGCCCGATACGATCCTGTCGGTGGACAATGGCGCGACGGTGCATGCCGGCGACGTGATTGCCCGCCTGCCGCGTGAATCCTCCAAGACCCGCGACATCACCGGCGGTCTGCCGCGTGTGGCAGAGCTGTTCGAGGCCCGCCGGCCGAAGGATGCCGCAATCATCAGCGACATCGACGGCCGGGTGGAATTCGGCAAGGATTACAAGGCGAAGCGCCGGATCATCGTGAAGCAGGACGTGCCCGACGGGGAGGCTCCGATCGAGCGCGAGTATCTGGTGCCGAAGGGCAAGCACGTCTCGGTGCAGGAGGGCGACTACGTCAAGGCCGGCGATCCGCTGGTGGACGGTCCCCGCGTGCCCCACGACATCCTGCGGGTGCTGGGTGTCGAGGCGCTGGCCAACTACCTCGTGAACGAGATCCAGGACGTCTATCGGCTCCAGGGCGTGAAGATCAACGACAAGCACATCGAGGTGATCGTTCGCCAGATGCTGCAGAAGGTCGAGATCCTGGAGCCGGGCGACACCACCTACCTGATCGGGGAGCAGGTGGACCGGATCGAGTTCGACATCGAGAACGAGCATCGCCTGCGGGCGAAGGAGCGGCCCGCCCGGGCCGAGCCGGTGCTGCAGGGCATCACCAAGGCGAGCCTGCAGACCAACTCCTTCATCTCCGCGGCCTCCTTCCAGGAGACTACGAGGGTGCTGACCGAGGCGGCGGTGGCCGGCAAGGTCGATACCCTGGCGGGCCTGAAGGAGAACGTGATCGTGGGCCGCCTGATCCCGGCGGGCACGGGCTCGGTGATGAACCGGCTGCGGGCGCTCGCCGCGCAGCGGGACAAGGGCCGCCTGCCGGTCTCGACTCCGGCCCTGACGGGCGGGAGCCAGGAAGCGGCCGAGTAA